TGAGGAAAAACAAATGCAATAGTAGAATCTTGTACAGGGGGACCTGTGGTCTTAAACGCaaagttattttcttcttcagctttgagataagaagaaaaagaatcaacGCGAAGATTGGCAAGGTTATCTCGAGTGTTATCTGAGGATGGTTTAATAGTAGCTCTTACTGAACTCACAGAAAAGGCGGTCTCAGGTGGTGAAAAAACAGCAGGATAAGGATATTCATAAGCGCCCCCTAGTTTGTGTATAAAGCTCTGATCTTCTGGGTTGCTGAGGTAACAAGAAAATGATTCTACGCGAAGGCTGGTTGAATTATCATCGGTTTCCATGGAGACAAAATGCTTCAGGTTTCTTTTTGtctgatgaaaaatttaaagagAGTTTGAGGCAGAAGCAACAATTGCTCTTATAAGTGTGGAAAGAGTTTTATGACAAGCTTTGAGACAGGAAGCAACAGAACAAATTTGACTCACAAAAAAAGCAGCTTACCGACAAACAAACTATGAAAGACGTACAGCAAAGATTGGAAAGATCATAAGCTAATGTAAAATCGAAAGGAGATCATAGACTTGCATCAAGTAGCAAAAGGAAAAAGGTTGTGAAAGCTATAGATCAAAATCctgattcagtgatttgagaGAAGCTATTgtttttcacttggtttctttacAAGCAGCCCTATATAACATGGCTCTTTCTTGGAGCCTATGGGTTTGTATAGCTTTAAGATGGTGGATCCTACATGTTTGGAGAAGCATAATATTTGACAGTCTTGTCACTTCATTCGAAACTCTCACACGACATATAATATCTGATTTTACAGTACCTCTGATGTTTTTGACTAATGATAAGATCTTCCATCTTTTGACATTAACAAATTGCAGTTTAAATGGTCAGTATATCAATAAGAAAGTATGGATATGGATCCAtgtaaaatatgtaataaatgtTAATGGGGTCTAGAAATTGGCTGCAGATTAAGAAGTGGCTCGAAAGAAAActcagaaaaacaaaaataaaattccaCCACTCATTCAAGTGAGCCCTAAAGTAGGACACCAGCATTAGCGTCATAATAAATGCTGATAACTTGAAATTCTATTTCCTAATACTATATCTACTACCTTCATGATTTATGTAGTTCAATCATTTGGTTGCTCTTTGGCTGTATCAAGATTACAGGTTGATTGTACATTAATGTTTTCTTTTGTCTCTACTGTTAGATATATGCCAAGGTGGCTAAGAAAGTACAGCAACAAACAATGGAAGAAAATATTGGAGCAGGTGCTTGCATCTGTATTCCTTTACTGAGTTGAATTGAATTTGAACACTCAATCGGCTACATCTGAAAGAGATTGTTTTAACGGCTTGATCCCGCGACTTACTGGTGATATGGTAGTAAATTTTGCCGTTGCGTCAAGGCTCTTCCTCTAGGAAGCCACAGTAAGGATTTGATTGACTAATCATGTGCTTTTATATTTTGTTATCCCAAAGCGCGTCTTGGCATCATAGTATCCGATAAAGAAAAGATTACTTTGAGAATATCTAAAATATTCATAACATCAAAAGAGAGAACTTGATCTTTTACCATAAAAGTTCAATTTACTTGGCTGGAATCACAGCAAAATTGCTGAAAAGATATGATACAACCCATGAATGAACTaaagaaataaaagcaataatGCTAATGATAATAAGCAACAATAAAAAGGAAGCCTAGTAAGAAAATAAACTAGCCATGAGTAACCTACTCATTTTCTGTTCTGCAACTGTCAAAATGGAAAATGAGAAATGGTTACCATGACAATTATCAGACTTCTGTGCTTCATTCATCAATCTGAACTCCAGTGGTAAAAGAATAATATTAACTCTGGCAATGAACCAAATACTGCAGCATCAGCTGCTCTGCTATTATCTGCCAAAAATGCTGCTAAGCCAATGCTATTCACTCTGAGACAGTTGACTTGTTATCCCCTACAACCCAATATTTTTTAACAGCAAATAGCACCTTTTCAGGGATCAGAGGACCATCCTCATGATCCACCATTTTTATGTTCCACCTCATACCAGACGCAATTCTTTTCACTTGAGTGAGGACATCTACATGGTCTCGCAATATGACTGCACCTTCTGGTCTAAGAATCCTATCCATCTCTAGTAAAATGTCTTCAGCATTACATCTGCATTCACATATGGCATAATTAGAAAGTTTAACAAGATCTAACTTGAAGCACGTATTGGTTGAGTGTTCTTTATTGAATTATCATCGCTGAAACTATTATGACAGGTATGGATGGACATTGACTAATTATTTTCCCCCTTGTGTTCAAATTTTCGGATGAAACATAAAAATATGGCAAACATCTCCTTTCTATGTGGATGCTCCTCCTCACCCTATTATCACAGGAAGTTGGCTCCCATGAAGACTAATTTCTccacaaattaaattaaaaagatCTAGCTTCACGTTACGTTACACTAAGGTGATCTGCACAAATAGAATCATTTTGCACCACTTTTAAAATTTATTCCCATTTAAGAAATTTAAGAACAAATAGCTTTCGGGGTATAATGTTGATATACTAGTCTTGCCGGATTGGCAAAATTGACATAATCATAAATTTTACCTTGTTCATACATGAATTAGTGTAAAGAATTATACCTTATTCATATATGAATTAGTGTAAAGAACTTACTTGTCTTTGTATAAGCTGAAAACTCCATTTCCATGAATAAGGTCATATGTCCGAGGATATGTAGAGAAGGCTTCACACCTGAATCCAAGGTCGGAAAGAAGgttaactaagatatataaaaGATACTTCTAGGGGAAGGCAATGTCAGAAAAGAGAAAGAACGTAAATCGGATACTAGAAGGAGGGAGAGAAGGTTTAGTTTATCAATTTGTAATTTCAGCAATCACACACTCAAGATGCGATGCAAAATCTCCATATATTAGAAGTCAAAACTTAAGCTACCATATAGAGTTCAAGTACGAGGTGGGAGTACTCTAGTCAAGAGAAGATGTAGGCCAGTCATGTTCTAAAAGACAAAAGAGAATGCTGAAACATGCAAGCTGGTGACTGGGAATACTATCTTTGATGTTTATATGAAAGGGCATTACAATTTTAGCCAGAAGCACTAAAGGTCAAAAGCACACTAAAGGACCTAGATATTGCCAGAGTCCTAAAAGCTAACTCCACAAGTTGATGAAAAAATGGTTGGTGCAAGTCTTCCCTTCGCAGGGAAATCTATATTCCTCTTCTGTATGAAGGTATATACAGAATGCTGTTATCAGTAACAGGTTCAACCTTATGCTGGCTGAGGACTTTCAATACTCATTGTAGGGAAGCATTAACTACTCAGTGGTAAAATAGTGGAAACTTGATGGCATGACAATTAACTGGTGGGAAAGAATGTAATGAGAAAGATCCAAAGGCAATTTATTTATCAGTATCGGAGTGAAAGATTCGAAGAGAGGAATGGAATAGAGGATTCGTACAGCCGACCAAACTAGTTTGGTAGTGAGGAATTCCTTGACTGACTGAATTAAGAACTTTAACCTTGGGATAATCACAGATAGATGATGATGTGGTAGCTGCTTAATTGGACAATAATTTCTAAAAGTTCCATGCCGAGTGTTCTAATGCAATCCCAGCAAAATTAAGAAGGAAACAATCTTTCGTATGAAATATTGCTAAATGCCAAAATGAATTATCAAACTTTTCACATGTTCGCTTTCCACAATCCACCATCAAAAAGACAACTAACAAATAGATGGCAATGATGCTAGAGTgcaatgagaaaaaaaaaaaaaaaaaaaaaaaagagagcttCAGAAAGTTTACCAATCATGATATATTCCAATCAAGCCTCGTTCATATATAACTCCAAGAGTGTCTTGTTCAGCTATATTTGGAACAACATTCATGACCCATAACTTGGGTGATTCAAGTGCTGCAGCAAAACTTCCTAGGCCAGCATTCATATCCAGTATATTTCGATACCTCCCACTGTCGACGATTTTATTAACTCTCTTATAAGAATTCACATGCTTTTTCCATAACTTGTTGTCCTCCTGGAATGACTCAACAGATAATCCAGGGACAAATCCACTTGCTATTCTCGGAGGAACAGTATTAAGTCTCTGTGGGAACGGCTTAAGTTCCCCACCAGCAACTTCGTCTGAATTAGTTGTCTGAGGATAAGGAGTTACACATGCCTCCATCTTCTTATACCTAAAACCCTCGAATATTGGTTTAATATTGAGTACTTAGAAGGGCAATCAACAATCAAAAGATCAAATGTATCACCAAATCAACTTATTCAAACATAAACCTCAGAGATATTCAAAATGTTATGCACTTCAATGTTATAAAAAGTTTCTGTTTTCCATAGAACAATCATTCACCAGATATCTTTGTGGTTTCAACATCCTTCATTTACTCCACAATTACTGAAGCAGGaacataaaactattttttggcaTGGAAAATTCAGACCAAAATTAGCAAGTCCTTGCAGGCATGGACATAACGACTACAAGACATAGAACATGGCAACAAGAAGCAACATTCACATACATATATTACTGAAAACTAAATCTACCACAATATAATCACATTGCTTTACAACTCAAAGTCAATTGTGACGCAAAGAAAGTGACTAGAATCTTAAAGCAAGTACTTGAGACTTTATCTAATATGCCTCAACAGAACAAGGAGGAAGAAAGAAGACAATCTCCATCACTTtggttatttaaaatatttatagaaTAATATATTGTAAGGTGCAAGAATTTACCAGACATTTTCTGCATTCGAGGATTCACATAGAGTTACACGAGAATCACGTTCCCTGCAGTACTCATTGTTTACTCTTTTTCTCCATATGGCAATCTCACCTTTCTCATGCTTCTTTTCCCAGCAGAGAAGTTCAGCTATTTCTTCAATCTTTCTCTGTTCCTCCTCCAACTCCTCTTTGGGACGCTGCCACGCTTGATAATTATTCCGCCAGTTAATTGGAGGACCTGAAAGTACCCAGTAGCCCCCTGGTCTGAGCACTCGGTCGACTTCCATCATGTACTGTCCATCTGCAAAAATGTAGAATTTTGTTAGgaaacaaagaaacaaactgAAGCGAAAAATTAATCACTATAAGAAATCCCCAAAATACAAGCACCCAGTCATATATCCTTGACTCTTTCCTGAGAAGATAGCTGCCCCAAGATTCCTTGCATATGTCAATTGTCCAGTTTTTTACCCATATTTTCAAAGAACTTAAAACCTTTaaccttttaaattaaatcctgGATCATAGCTTGTGTACTAACTCTTTCTTATTAATGAAATCCTTTCTCCACCCaaaaaaatcccaaacaaaacATCACATCGATACGAATACTGGTACAGATACTCCGCGTTCAATTTGCTTGTTAGAGTTACCATTAACCAAATGAGAATTAAATATTGATTAAAAGGAAGAATATAAAAGACACAAGGTAACTTTGGTTTTTCAAGATTAGCGAAACTTTTGAAAAAGATGATATTCAATACAGGATGTAATGAACAGTGAGCCGGTGATGTTATCCTGCATTTTGGTGACTAGTGCAAGAGAAGGAGCCATACATTAATACAAGCAGTACAAGGCACAATAAGGAAAGTCTGCAAAGGTACTGATCCTTACCATTTGCACCCCACGGAATCAAACAACGTGAACAATGAGCCATATCAAAAGCTCTAGATGGATATGGTAATTTTATGGTTCCAAGCACACCAATAACTGCGGGAACACCTCTTTCCAAAGCAAATTGAACTTGAGATTCATGCGAGTCCCTTGGTGCGAACGACATGGTTAGAACATTCTTCTTGAAAAGGTATGCACCCCAACTTGCAACCTAGGATGCCGCATGACATTACAAATTTCAAACTGGTACACAATCAAACACCAGCTTGATGGAAAACAGCAACAACAttaaaaataacagaaaaacaaagaaactAAACTATACAAAGTACCACTTGTAGTCATGATCTTTAACTTGTATAAAAAATTAAGGAATTCATGGAACGAAACTACTAGATAGATAAAGCAATGGAATATCTGAAGCAACGTATTATCCGTAATGAGTGATATCTGGAACTTCAAAGCATTAAAGCCTAGTAAAAATTAATGCAGAATATTGTGGAAAGATTTGACTCACCCCACATCCGGTGTCCAATGCAGTTCGCACTGTACCATTGTCTATTGGGATCACAGAAGCAAGTTGATCAATATATGCATCTGCTCCATTAGGGAACTGTGTACCACCCCCTGGAAATCTAAATACATTGCCTTCATATTGGACCCAATTTTGCACTGCTTTCTCAATTGTTAAGCTTTTGTATGGTGCATTTGCAAAAGGTACATAGTCACGACTCTTTGGCCACGGAAAAGGAGTCACATATCCTTTTGGGGCTGGAATGAGACAATGCAGTTTCTCTTCCTCCGGAGGACAGTGTCTCTCCCTATAGTTCATATTTTCTCGAGGAAATGTCATTGCTCGCATTTGATCGTGACATGGTGTGTAATCAACATATTGCTCAGCACATGGCTCAATCTCCTTGATTTCTTGGTTAGGATCATCGAATGAGCTACTTTGATTCCCATGGTGTGTTTCATACTCCAAATTAGGGAGGATGCCACAGTCCTCTGCCTTCTTTGTTATCTCAAGAGCTATGCTATCTCCCTTTCCGAAACCGCTTTTTTGCCACACTCCTAGAAGATAGAAAAAACAACAAAGTCCAGCTACaataaataatgatgataaagGGCTTCTACTTCTGTTATCCCCTGGATTTCCTTTTGTTGCCATGGTCCACCTGGGATTGATATTTCAGATTTCAGACTAATTTGGAAGCAACACTGAAGCATATAAAATGATGCTCAATGAATTATACTCGaacgaaaaaaaaaatcaataatgaTATAGAAGAAGCAAGAGGCATGAAGTTGACTATTCCCTACTATTAGTGAAAATATCTTTCCATGAAAAATATGATTAGGCAATTAAAAGTTTCCGGCTCACACTTTTACATTAGCATGTCCACCACCACCTGCAGGTTTcctatttcttttctctttttttttttttgggtgaatTTTTGTCAGCCCTCTCCCATTTTGTGCTTCTTTCTTTTCTGATAGAAGTACTTATTGTGTACAGCGAAGCTTGCGTATACCCATCTCTATGACGATAGGACATAATACATACTCCTCTATTTCAACTTAGATGATacatttttcttaaactccgtgccgagtcaaactaactcatctaaattgaaacatgGAGTAATTAAAATTCTCATCTACCCCAATAATTTTTGTAGGTCATCCTAAATGGGGATATAATGCCAAAATGTAGATGCTATGTTGTGTCGAAACAGAAAATTATCCAAGTAACTGCATTTAAAAGTGACTTTCCTATGGATAAAAGGAGAAAAGGCACATGCTTTCCATCCCCAGTAGTATATTAATTGCTACCACGCGTTCTTCTTCGGGCTATTTTCCTTTTATCCTGGACATGCAATGCAACGATGGAGCAACATAGTAGATGAATCCAGACAAAATTGGAATTGTTGTTTTGACTTCTCAACTTGAAGATctcaacaagaaaaagaaattgaatcacatcaaacaaaggCATAAAATCCGAGGTTAATTGAATTAATAATACACGAATCTGAATACAGGAACCAACAAATATTCACTCAGTACATACCCATCAAACTTCACAAATAAGCACTATATCTCCTATTGTCACCAATAGATATAACACACACACAAAAAGTAATCCAAGGAGAAGAAAATTAGTAGGAAGCACCAATCATTATAATGTTGCACCTCTTAATATacttttagaaaagaaaaaaaatctttaaatttCCTATGCAAATACGTAGGTGCACGTAATCCCATATAAATGCATTTGCATTACAAAAATATCTTACGAATCTCCAAAAACAGCAATATTGCAGTTCCAATTTGATTAAATCATTGTGTCAACGAATATAAACACCAAGCTCTTTgtcaaaaaataaataacaaaaaaatgctGTTCTTTGTTTTGAATTTGGTTAATGGCAGAGAGGGGTAGGAACGGGAAAGATAACACTTACGTCGGATTCTAAGAAGTCACCAATTGGACAAAACCAAATCCGATGTTTGCAATGATGGGGAGTGATTTTTGTCGTCCATAAACTAATTGTCGTGTCGattattaaagaaggaaaaaaaaaccaAATTTCCCGCGAACCAGGGAATTCATGTTTCCATCTCAACCAATTATATCTTtcacttatttttttcttaattaaatctAGGTAATTTATAACCCTTGGTAATAATATAATTTCTTCGTGTCCCCCAAATGAGAAGGTGAATGTTAAATAATCTAATTTTCGTTGGGAATTCAAATTCTTGAAATAACATTTAATATAGTTAGAAACTGCATTAAAATAATCTAGATCATAATATCTTATAATAAAACTTTTTGAAATTGCGACAGAAAAAATTATTTGACTTCTCAAGTAGCATCAGGTGGGGTACAAATTAGTTATACCTCCTTTATAGTGAAAATTTTATGTTAACttctattactattattattataaaagtcaAGTCCCTTTCTTCTCATTTCTTCTACCTCGTGGCACTCCCACCTCCCCAAAGTTTATTTTTAGAAACACAGTACTCCctcagtttcaatttatatgaacatgtttgactgggcacgcagattaagaaaaaatgaatacttttggaatttgtggtcctaaacaagtcaaacgGGGACccagaatatttgtgtggttataaaagtttctcattatgggcagaattgtaagtttaagctaaatcgttaccaaatttagaaaggggtcattctttttggaacggaccaaaaaggaaataggttcacttAAAATGGAACAGAGGGAATATTTCATTTTATTAGTTACACACAAGACTagaggtggcaaaatggttaaaagaaaacagttattcacccatattatccatcgaaaaatgggttggataatgaaccatCTAAAAACCGATCGAATATGGataaagaaccatattatccacttagaaaataatTAACCAAAtagataaccaatggataactaatatGTTTAACTTtgacatttgtaaagcctcaaattggggttcCTCATGTTTGGAACACTAGGAATTCTCTCATAAGTGAACATATttaagaagccatggataatatggatatccatattatccgccggataAACTCGTTTTTATCCATCtcaaatatgggtcgggtcggataatttatccgatATTTAAATTACCCATTTTAACCCGCTCTATCCTATCCGACCCGCCCGTTTACCACCCTACACAGGACTAACAACATGGCGGTGTAATAGCTAGTACAACCTGCTTAAGGTGTCGCCTCTCATTGCACAGTTGATATCATGTGTTTGTAGTGATAAATTAAGTATGGATAAGAAAAACTCTCAGATTGAAATTAAACtacaaaatttgacgagcgcaaaacacacgcttaaattgtgctcgctagtcaaagatagtatagtataatatcgtatccacatggattggatttaaacagtattctcgcaGTTTCTAACTTGATTGCTATCCAGGtggatcaacaattgagatttatatgattaataattaaaattaactaagaatctaaagctattgactatcGAGACAAGGAATAAGCAAATAAGTTTATCAGTGGGAGAAGGTAGGgctttgataggataggtgcaagataattgttcgagATCTAACGCTAGATAATTAACttttaatgttcaagtgagtctctcgagtTCACTCAATTATTGGTTCAAACGTTCAGTAGAAACTACTCTCTCGATTAAGCTTTAACCTCACGAGCCGAACCAAATTAagcactgtgaagatatgcaagaatgcgtgaTGGATTGgcctttaggaaaacctctttcgattattctcctaactaggtttaatcaattattcaactagcctctttcgattacttagaagaatctatgaactcaaccaacaatataatgcaaagatatcacaagttatgcctctctcttgattacatgaactagtctgatgggttttcaatgtctttgccttatattttgatgatctaacaaacttattgtcaagaaccagataaggaacctgacacacttggtacACATTACAAATGAACGGATTCCAGCCTGGACTCCAGCAAATGTGAACTACTGCAAGTGTAGAAAATGAAGAAACAAGTCAAGGACCTAATCCCTTGTGTTTCCCTGACAGCAGTATGAAAGTCAACTGTGCACAGCTGGAAAGTGACTGCCACAGAAATAGTGCACACAGTGCAGCAGTTTTGCAGTCACTTACCTTTGACCTACTAAGTGCTTACAttattcaagtgatgtcatcaagggTGTATTAACAAGAGAATTATAACAAAAACATCACTTGAATACTTAAGAATTCACTTCAAACATTCAAGCCTTCTAAAGACAGTGAACTCAATTCTcaagagcttgaagaacaaagttaaacgctactacggaccagttcctaaatctagtattttgttgtccttagttgagttgtaactttgtgattgttcttattgtaattcctaaattgcttagctagaagcgttgCTTCGGAACCCCCGTGTAAAACCATAAACTTctgagtttgtgttgtgactagagttagtcataagttaaagtctttgtaactagtgagtgataaagtggcttgtggtaagagtatcacaaatTAGTTGTGTTGAAGTCTtagtaatagagtcattacaaagtggcttgtaatagagtatttACGAGTTAGTgagtgtaggtcatggtttttgtccccttgtgtggaatttttccacgtaaaaatcccgtGTCTCATTCACTTACTATTTTCATTAGTATTCTCAGTAAaaactcatagaggaccaggtactctatagtttggtggactcatataaactaacaattggtatcagagcaagtttctcctatcaggctaacacctaagAAGGATCCatatggctgctccaccaaattttgaagaaggtcaatctacatacAGACCACCCAGGTTCAATGGGTAATACTTAGGGTGGTGGAagacaagaatgcatgattttatcatggctgaggatTCTGAGTTATGGATGTCATATGTGATGGTCCTTACATCCCAACAAAGGTACTTGAAGAACTTCCATCCTCAATGCCAAAAACCAGAAAAGAATACACCGACGCAGACAGGACCTGATGAATACAATAGAATTTCTGCTTGTGAAACTGCAAAGGAGATATGGGAAGCTCTACAAATAGCATATGAGGGAACTACTCAAGTAAAGCAATCTGAGATTGATATGCTCACTACCGAGTATGAACTCTTTAGGATGAAAGATgatgaatctattcaagatatgcacactAGCTTtacctccatcataaatgagttacactcacttgGTGAATCCATTCCTAGGAACAAGCTAGTGAGGAAAATTCTCAGTATTCTAcccagttcttgggaaagcaag
Above is a window of Nicotiana tabacum cultivar K326 chromosome 8, ASM71507v2, whole genome shotgun sequence DNA encoding:
- the LOC107820544 gene encoding putative methyltransferase PMT2, whose translation is MATKGNPGDNRSRSPLSSLFIVAGLCCFFYLLGVWQKSGFGKGDSIALEITKKAEDCGILPNLEYETHHGNQSSSFDDPNQEIKEIEPCAEQYVDYTPCHDQMRAMTFPRENMNYRERHCPPEEEKLHCLIPAPKGYVTPFPWPKSRDYVPFANAPYKSLTIEKAVQNWVQYEGNVFRFPGGGTQFPNGADAYIDQLASVIPIDNGTVRTALDTGCGVASWGAYLFKKNVLTMSFAPRDSHESQVQFALERGVPAVIGVLGTIKLPYPSRAFDMAHCSRCLIPWGANDGQYMMEVDRVLRPGGYWVLSGPPINWRNNYQAWQRPKEELEEEQRKIEEIAELLCWEKKHEKGEIAIWRKRVNNEYCRERDSRVTLCESSNAENVWYKKMEACVTPYPQTTNSDEVAGGELKPFPQRLNTVPPRIASGFVPGLSVESFQEDNKLWKKHVNSYKRVNKIVDSGRYRNILDMNAGLGSFAAALESPKLWVMNVVPNIAEQDTLGVIYERGLIGIYHDWCEAFSTYPRTYDLIHGNGVFSLYKDKCNAEDILLEMDRILRPEGAVILRDHVDVLTQVKRIASGMRWNIKMVDHEDGPLIPEKVLFAVKKYWVVGDNKSTVSE